The Saprospiraceae bacterium genome includes a window with the following:
- a CDS encoding OmpA family protein: MNRIKKGILPALIIITLITSGCSSLNKTQKGAAVGTVSGGAMGAVIGKATGNTALGAIIGATVGGTAGAIIGNKMDKQAAEIAKSVPDVQVIRVGEGIVVEFSSSILFGFDQSNLSSDAKTKLDKLVNILKEYPDTNIEVQGHTDSKGSEAYNQRLSEERATKVSVYLVENGIKSDRLKINGFGELLPKYINTTEDGRSMNRRVEFLISANDKMKADAEKQAGQ, translated from the coding sequence ATGAATCGCATAAAAAAAGGCATTTTACCCGCTTTAATAATCATTACGTTGATTACATCCGGGTGCAGCTCTTTGAATAAAACACAAAAAGGTGCTGCTGTTGGGACAGTTTCAGGTGGTGCCATGGGTGCAGTCATCGGCAAAGCAACCGGAAATACCGCCCTGGGAGCCATAATTGGAGCCACAGTCGGTGGAACTGCCGGCGCAATTATTGGAAATAAAATGGATAAACAAGCAGCCGAAATTGCCAAATCTGTACCGGATGTTCAGGTTATACGTGTAGGGGAAGGTATTGTAGTGGAATTCAGCAGTAGTATACTGTTTGGTTTTGATCAATCCAATTTATCTTCCGATGCAAAAACCAAGTTAGATAAGCTTGTCAACATTCTTAAAGAATATCCCGATACCAACATTGAAGTTCAGGGTCATACTGACAGTAAAGGTTCTGAAGCATACAATCAAAGATTATCTGAGGAAAGAGCGACAAAAGTATCTGTCTATCTTGTCGAAAACGGGATAAAGAGCGATCGTTTGAAAATCAATGGTTTTGGAGAGTTATTACCCAAGTATATTAATACAACGGAAGACGGAAGAAGTATGAACCGAAGGGTTGAATTCCTGATCAGTGCCAATGATAAGATGAAAGCCGATGCTGAAAAACAAGCTGGTCAATAA
- a CDS encoding YtxH domain-containing protein, producing the protein MSAGKVLLGLLAGVSVGAMLGILLAPEKGSSTRRKLSNKSNDYLNDLSAKFDDFIDGVSKKVDHAKDDVDKMAARGKAKVEEMDGRFSSSVK; encoded by the coding sequence ATGAGCGCAGGAAAAGTTTTATTAGGTTTATTGGCAGGTGTGTCAGTAGGAGCAATGTTAGGTATCTTACTTGCACCTGAAAAAGGATCTTCAACAAGAAGGAAATTATCCAACAAAAGCAATGATTACCTCAATGATCTGAGTGCAAAATTTGACGATTTTATTGATGGCGTTTCCAAAAAAGTGGATCATGCAAAAGATGATGTCGATAAAATGGCTGCAAGAGGAAAGGCTAAGGTAGAAGAGATGGATGGGAGATTTTCTTCGTCTGTTAAATAA
- a CDS encoding cupin domain-containing protein: MDLQESEKSKLLIMDEMIGYLPHSIVIKTIIRRTTGSITAVSFDVGEIWTEKTSPFDTFIQVIEGKAEVWISGKLNQLMTGESIIMPAHSPHFIKAAERLKIISTVIKSGYE, from the coding sequence ATGGATCTTCAGGAATCAGAAAAATCAAAATTACTTATCATGGATGAAATGATAGGATATTTGCCGCATTCAATTGTTATAAAAACAATTATTAGAAGAACAACAGGCAGTATTACAGCAGTTTCATTTGATGTCGGTGAGATTTGGACTGAAAAGACTTCACCATTTGATACTTTTATACAGGTAATTGAAGGAAAAGCAGAAGTCTGGATTAGCGGAAAATTAAATCAACTAATGACAGGTGAATCCATCATTATGCCGGCACACTCCCCGCATTTCATAAAGGCAGCTGAGAGACTCAAAATAATTTCTACCGTGATCAAAAGTGGATATGAATAA
- a CDS encoding PorT family protein: MYKIILSLVVAAFLSVNLFAQDDDRTQFQFGIKAGINFANVYDEQGEDFRADGKIGFAGGVFMAIPLVSVLGFQPEILFSQKGFKATGSLLGNTYGLTRTTDYIDIPLLLAVKPIKELTILAGPQFSYLLKQKDVFENAVNSVEVINEFNNDNIRKNIFGLAFGVNLNLDKVVLGARAAWDVSTNNGDGTSQTPRYKNAWLQATVGFRFL; encoded by the coding sequence ATGTATAAAATAATATTAAGTCTTGTAGTTGCTGCTTTTTTAAGTGTCAATTTGTTTGCACAGGACGACGACAGAACACAGTTTCAGTTTGGGATTAAAGCCGGTATCAACTTTGCAAATGTCTATGACGAGCAGGGAGAAGATTTCAGAGCGGATGGTAAAATTGGCTTTGCAGGAGGTGTATTTATGGCTATTCCGTTAGTTTCGGTTCTGGGTTTTCAACCGGAAATACTTTTTTCACAAAAAGGTTTCAAAGCAACCGGCTCTCTTTTAGGTAACACTTATGGTCTTACACGAACAACGGATTACATTGACATACCATTATTATTAGCTGTAAAACCTATCAAAGAATTAACCATACTTGCAGGCCCGCAGTTTTCATATCTTCTGAAACAAAAAGATGTTTTTGAAAATGCAGTAAACAGCGTGGAAGTTATCAATGAATTTAATAATGATAACATAAGAAAGAACATATTTGGTCTGGCTTTTGGAGTCAATTTAAATCTTGACAAAGTAGTTCTTGGAGCAAGGGCAGCCTGGGATGTTTCTACCAATAACGGTGATGGAACCTCTCAGACGCCACGTTACAAAAACGCATGGTTACAAGCTACGGTGGGATTCCGTTTTCTGTAA
- a CDS encoding SAM-dependent methyltransferase → MTLQNSDFTRFLDKISAKIENSLLFKISLSKPRKPSETLLNIYMKPVEIKGVLMYQLTFRNKTNDFVSNISAEKLCETVSFQLTEHFLNADLISDDEIVTLLTNKKGHSKLLVKKTKTESSISLDHDRHKQRHVPSGRPYLHLLGLADKNGVIYDKAQKKYRQINKYIEIIENLLKDHPTDKAMNIADMGSGKGYLSFALYDYLVYEKKISVQLTGYELRQDMVEKCNKISSDLHFKNLHFVEQNIEQIILPKTDMVIALHACDIATDMAIAKGIDSNADYIVVAPCCHKQIRKDMKDNNELSPILSNGILRERQAELITDGIRALLMEANGYKTQVFEFISTEHTAKNVMITGVKSKARPEAYDEISKIKKLFGIEFHYLEKLLRNG, encoded by the coding sequence ATGACATTGCAAAATAGTGATTTTACCCGTTTCTTAGACAAAATCAGCGCAAAAATTGAAAATTCTTTACTATTCAAAATATCTTTATCAAAACCCAGGAAACCATCTGAAACACTTCTGAACATCTATATGAAGCCTGTAGAAATAAAAGGTGTCTTAATGTATCAGCTAACCTTCCGGAATAAAACAAATGATTTTGTTTCCAATATTTCAGCAGAGAAGCTTTGTGAGACAGTAAGTTTTCAACTGACTGAACATTTCCTGAATGCTGACCTTATTTCAGATGATGAAATTGTGACGCTATTGACAAATAAAAAAGGTCATTCCAAATTGCTTGTCAAAAAAACAAAAACTGAATCTTCAATATCTTTAGATCATGACAGGCATAAGCAGCGACATGTGCCATCCGGCAGGCCTTATCTACATCTTTTAGGTTTGGCAGACAAAAATGGAGTGATTTATGATAAGGCTCAAAAAAAATACCGCCAGATAAATAAATATATTGAGATCATTGAAAATTTACTGAAAGACCATCCAACTGATAAAGCAATGAACATAGCGGATATGGGAAGTGGCAAGGGTTATCTCAGTTTTGCCCTTTATGACTATCTTGTCTATGAAAAAAAGATATCTGTTCAGCTGACCGGATATGAACTCAGACAGGATATGGTCGAAAAATGCAATAAAATAAGTTCTGATTTACATTTTAAAAATTTGCATTTCGTGGAGCAAAACATAGAGCAGATTATCCTTCCTAAAACGGACATGGTGATTGCACTTCATGCATGTGATATTGCTACCGACATGGCTATTGCGAAAGGTATTGACTCCAACGCTGATTACATAGTTGTTGCTCCCTGTTGCCATAAGCAAATAAGAAAAGACATGAAAGATAACAACGAATTAAGCCCGATCCTTTCAAACGGAATACTCAGAGAGCGACAGGCTGAGTTAATCACCGACGGGATAAGGGCTCTTTTGATGGAAGCAAATGGATATAAAACACAGGTTTTTGAATTCATTTCTACAGAACACACCGCCAAAAATGTGATGATTACAGGTGTGAAGTCAAAAGCAAGACCTGAAGCATATGATGAAATTAGCAAAATAAAAAAGTTGTTTGGAATCGAGTTTCATTATCTGGAGAAGCTGTTGAGGAATGGTTAA
- a CDS encoding mechanosensitive ion channel, protein MKDFFSQILFSYGDIEIRLSQVVFAVLVLVIMFFIFKKLQLLRLKDYLASKGIEKSQIRVFFRRYIFFGILFTTLLFIRIFNVHLVIININEYELTLKFLLEAFTIISLATVVDWILSYIFIQDYFVKRELRKPALPKGPDKDADKNGTRLVQYIVYLYGLIIIMKKFSIDYIIFKKELKGGVFTLAISDILMAVLILLVARLVVWFLTQISLYSVYKNKNMDEGSQYAINQLVAYVVYTFAIVFAMDQLVSDMKLVYGGAAALLVGVGLGLQQTFNDFFSGLVLLFERTVMVGDVVEMEGRVGRVKKIGLRASLIETRQNVSLLVPNSKLVNQFVVNWTHFNDVVRFQVDVGVAYGSDTRLVEKLLFQSIESNERILKEPKPFVRFNDFGDSALLFSIYFFSVNTMNIDDVKSEVRFEIDHLFRDNGITIPFPQRDVWVKKE, encoded by the coding sequence ATGAAGGATTTTTTTAGTCAGATTTTATTCTCGTATGGTGATATAGAAATCAGGTTGAGCCAGGTTGTGTTCGCTGTACTTGTATTGGTAATTATGTTTTTTATATTCAAAAAATTGCAGTTGTTGAGGTTGAAGGATTATCTGGCATCCAAAGGAATAGAAAAAAGCCAGATACGTGTATTTTTCAGAAGGTATATATTTTTTGGTATTTTATTTACGACATTGCTTTTTATAAGAATTTTTAATGTTCATTTAGTGATTATCAATATTAATGAATATGAACTGACTTTAAAATTTTTATTGGAAGCTTTTACAATCATCAGCTTGGCTACGGTTGTGGATTGGATTTTGAGCTATATTTTTATTCAGGATTATTTTGTAAAAAGAGAGTTAAGAAAACCAGCATTGCCTAAAGGTCCTGATAAAGATGCCGATAAGAACGGCACCCGATTGGTACAATACATCGTGTATCTCTACGGATTGATAATCATCATGAAAAAATTTTCAATTGACTACATCATTTTTAAAAAAGAATTAAAAGGCGGGGTATTTACGCTGGCAATTTCGGACATTTTGATGGCGGTATTGATTTTATTGGTTGCCAGATTAGTTGTATGGTTTTTAACCCAGATTTCTTTGTACAGCGTGTACAAAAACAAAAATATGGATGAAGGGTCGCAATACGCTATAAACCAATTGGTAGCGTATGTGGTATATACTTTTGCGATTGTGTTTGCCATGGATCAATTGGTGTCTGATATGAAGTTGGTTTATGGAGGTGCAGCGGCGTTGCTGGTGGGTGTAGGTTTGGGATTGCAGCAAACATTCAATGACTTTTTTTCTGGTCTGGTACTGCTTTTTGAACGGACGGTAATGGTCGGCGATGTCGTGGAGATGGAAGGAAGGGTAGGGAGAGTCAAAAAAATAGGACTGAGAGCTTCACTGATTGAAACCAGACAGAATGTTTCACTCCTGGTTCCCAATTCAAAACTCGTCAATCAGTTTGTCGTCAACTGGACGCATTTTAATGATGTCGTTCGTTTTCAGGTGGATGTCGGTGTAGCATATGGAAGTGATACCAGATTGGTTGAAAAATTATTGTTTCAGTCTATCGAGTCCAATGAACGCATACTGAAAGAACCAAAACCATTCGTTCGTTTCAACGATTTTGGGGATAGTGCACTCTTATTCAGCATTTATTTTTTTTCTGTCAACACAATGAATATCGATGATGTCAAGAGTGAAGTACGATTTGAAATTGACCACTTATTCCGGGATAATGGTATCACGATTCCATTCCCGCAGCGGGATGTGTGGGTGAAGAAGGAATGA
- a CDS encoding TlpA family protein disulfide reductase, with translation MKIKIPTALILFLSITAFCQDAKEILKQSYDKCQSVQNGYYEMTKYMKYMSGNDTSVRSFHCNFKKLQGDTLFPSAFHYHSIWNGKYIGQVMYTGDDFVRTYAKDSSAIIMSKVQWAKEINSISHNFEFYSPLTNHKNIQLPHDSTFSDENYIFKYIGEENLNGTLCYHIQLNQIPGDESGDMMKTLRHENHYWINKIDMIPVQYSIAYDLVMNNDTMYQYEKIVLDKYEINNLKDESVISLSSIPEYYKIKDYEPYERPELLKIDSLAPDWELYSLTDELISLKSLQGQVVLIDFFYKSCYPCMLALPGLQALHEKYKDKGLKVIGIDPYDKKEEGIGAFLSKRGVTYDILLGGTDVAKDYRVSGYPTMYLVDRTGKIIFVQAGYAKSVDELLEKVISDNL, from the coding sequence ATGAAAATTAAAATTCCAACTGCTTTAATTTTATTTCTCAGTATTACTGCTTTCTGCCAAGATGCAAAAGAAATTTTAAAACAATCCTACGACAAATGTCAGTCTGTACAAAACGGGTACTATGAGATGACAAAATATATGAAGTATATGAGCGGTAATGACACATCAGTGAGATCCTTTCATTGCAACTTTAAGAAACTTCAGGGCGATACGTTGTTTCCATCAGCATTTCATTATCATTCAATTTGGAATGGGAAATATATAGGGCAAGTAATGTACACTGGGGATGATTTTGTCAGAACTTATGCGAAGGACAGTTCTGCAATTATCATGTCAAAAGTTCAGTGGGCGAAAGAAATTAATTCTATTTCTCATAATTTTGAGTTCTACTCCCCTTTGACAAATCACAAAAATATTCAGTTGCCCCACGATTCTACATTCAGTGACGAAAATTATATTTTTAAATACATTGGTGAAGAAAATCTCAACGGAACATTGTGCTATCACATTCAGTTAAATCAAATACCGGGTGATGAGAGTGGAGATATGATGAAAACTTTGCGTCATGAAAACCACTATTGGATTAACAAAATCGATATGATTCCGGTGCAATATTCCATTGCTTATGACTTGGTAATGAACAATGACACGATGTATCAGTACGAAAAAATTGTTCTGGATAAATATGAAATCAATAATTTGAAAGATGAAAGTGTAATTTCTTTAAGTTCAATTCCTGAGTACTACAAAATCAAAGACTATGAACCTTATGAAAGACCTGAATTATTAAAGATAGATAGTCTGGCTCCGGATTGGGAATTGTATTCATTGACAGATGAACTGATCAGTTTGAAAAGTCTGCAGGGACAGGTTGTTTTGATAGACTTTTTCTACAAATCCTGTTACCCTTGTATGCTGGCACTACCCGGTTTACAGGCATTACATGAAAAATATAAAGATAAGGGCTTGAAGGTAATCGGAATTGATCCTTATGATAAAAAGGAAGAAGGTATCGGAGCATTTCTTTCAAAACGTGGAGTCACATATGACATATTATTGGGCGGTACAGATGTAGCGAAAGATTATAGAGTATCCGGCTATCCGACAATGTATTTAGTTGACAGAACCGGCAAAATCATTTTTGTACAGGCAGGTTATGCCAAATCAGTGGACGAATTACTTGAAAAAGTGATATCCGATAATTTATAG
- a CDS encoding VOC family protein, translating to MNLNQVTVPSLDIAKSILFYKQLRLKLIVDSAPHYARFQCLNGDATFSIIQVNQLPVGDGVHIYFECENLDEFVQELSDKNIEIDEMPVDKTWLWREARLKDPDGNQLILYYAGENRLNPPWKIQSE from the coding sequence ATGAATCTAAATCAGGTAACAGTTCCTTCTTTGGATATAGCTAAATCAATATTGTTTTATAAGCAATTAAGGTTGAAACTTATTGTGGATTCTGCACCGCATTATGCAAGATTTCAGTGTTTGAATGGGGATGCTACTTTTTCAATCATCCAAGTGAATCAATTACCTGTTGGCGATGGAGTTCATATATATTTTGAGTGTGAAAACCTGGACGAATTTGTTCAGGAATTATCAGATAAAAATATTGAGATTGATGAAATGCCGGTGGACAAAACATGGTTGTGGAGAGAAGCCCGGTTAAAAGATCCGGATGGTAATCAATTGATTCTGTATTACGCCGGTGAAAACAGATTGAATCCACCATGGAAGATACAAAGTGAATGA
- a CDS encoding gliding motility-associated C-terminal domain-containing protein: MRKSGDFIVKNEFIEAEKDKELILDPIISPTPTQIIWEPTDFLSCSDCLTPVFSSSQENIQYTLYLTNADGCVFTRTINVNLKEVLKEIIFPNIFSPNGDGRNDTWDILFTKNQQVSGLSVYDRWGNMVFNSVPTVDQTSINWDGKMADQFVLPGVYVYLVELKNTNGLTQFFSGDITIIR; this comes from the coding sequence GTGCGGAAGTCAGGAGATTTTATTGTAAAAAATGAATTTATTGAAGCTGAAAAAGATAAAGAATTGATTCTGGATCCGATTATCAGCCCGACGCCAACGCAAATCATCTGGGAGCCGACAGACTTCCTAAGTTGTTCAGATTGTCTGACACCCGTATTTTCATCCTCTCAGGAAAATATTCAGTACACCTTATACCTCACAAATGCAGATGGCTGTGTTTTTACCCGGACCATAAATGTAAATTTGAAGGAAGTGCTCAAAGAAATTATATTTCCGAATATTTTCTCACCGAACGGGGATGGAAGAAATGATACCTGGGATATACTGTTTACTAAAAATCAACAGGTGTCGGGACTATCGGTTTATGACAGGTGGGGAAATATGGTTTTTAACTCCGTTCCGACCGTTGATCAGACTTCCATCAATTGGGACGGAAAAATGGCTGATCAGTTTGTATTGCCGGGAGTGTATGTTTATCTGGTGGAATTAAAGAATACCAATGGTCTAACCCAATTTTTTTCAGGTGATATAACCATTATCAGGTAG
- a CDS encoding IS1634 family transposase → MYSEDEIYRYMDKLHNHQQDQVQQISYEHTLKILPERVHVVFYDVTTIYFETDKEDELRKSGFSKEGKHQNPQIVLGLLVSRGGYPLAYDIYDGKKFEGHTLLPIIDGFKQKYKIGDLIVVADSGLLSNENIKELISKGYQFILGARIKNEKQHIKDGILSLNLEDGQSAIINKADLKLIIGFSDQRAKKDQYNRQKGLNRLEKHVKSGKLTKSSINNRGYNKFLEMDGDVSIKIDEEKVDADAKWDGLKGYLTNCTLTEEEILENYKQLWVIEKAFRIAKTDLKIRPVFHYKQRRIEAHICLNFVAYKIYKELERQLKLKNSELSPEKVIEIIQSIFEITAISPNKNAYKKTLFLSDDQLLVKNLFGLSDFG, encoded by the coding sequence ATGTATTCTGAAGATGAAATTTATAGATATATGGATAAGTTGCATAACCATCAACAGGATCAAGTACAGCAAATAAGTTATGAGCATACATTAAAGATACTCCCTGAAAGAGTCCATGTGGTGTTTTACGATGTTACAACCATATATTTTGAAACGGACAAGGAAGATGAGCTTCGTAAGAGTGGGTTTTCCAAAGAAGGGAAACATCAAAATCCACAGATTGTATTAGGCTTACTGGTCAGCAGGGGTGGATACCCGCTTGCATATGACATTTATGATGGTAAGAAATTCGAAGGGCATACCTTATTGCCAATTATTGACGGATTTAAGCAGAAGTATAAAATTGGTGATCTTATTGTAGTGGCCGATTCAGGTCTTCTTTCTAATGAAAATATCAAAGAATTGATTTCTAAGGGCTATCAATTTATCTTAGGAGCCAGAATAAAAAATGAAAAGCAACACATAAAGGATGGTATCTTAAGTTTAAATTTAGAAGATGGTCAAAGTGCTATTATCAACAAGGCAGACTTAAAGCTTATCATTGGCTTTTCGGACCAAAGAGCTAAAAAAGATCAATATAACCGACAAAAAGGCCTTAATCGCTTAGAAAAGCATGTTAAATCCGGTAAATTGACAAAAAGTAGTATAAACAATCGTGGATACAATAAATTCTTAGAAATGGACGGAGATGTAAGCATCAAAATTGACGAGGAAAAAGTGGATGCAGATGCTAAATGGGATGGACTAAAAGGGTATCTTACCAATTGCACCTTGACGGAGGAAGAAATTTTAGAGAATTACAAACAGCTATGGGTTATTGAAAAGGCCTTCAGGATAGCGAAAACAGATTTGAAGATAAGACCTGTTTTCCACTATAAACAAAGAAGAATAGAAGCTCATATTTGTCTTAATTTTGTAGCATACAAAATATATAAAGAGCTGGAAAGGCAGCTAAAACTAAAGAATTCGGAATTGTCTCCTGAAAAAGTGATTGAGATTATACAAAGCATATTCGAGATAACGGCAATATCTCCGAATAAAAATGCTTACAAAAAAACTTTATTCTTGTCTGATGACCAACTTTTAGTCAAAAATCTATTCGGATTATCTGATTTTGGGTGA
- a CDS encoding DUF4372 domain-containing protein, with protein sequence MDKDTTIKFVGQPIFAQIIKMVSKTVFSQLVSKHQSDRYYKEFKTWDHFVSLMFAILSRCDSIAEIIDGMVGLSGKLQYLSLGKVPAKSTFSDGMRKRSDKFFEDLYFALVKEYSSFLSDSKTLGKQFQQMLLIDSTTIRLFTEVLKGVGRNRKDDGKKKVELRYTWSSTPLNK encoded by the coding sequence ATGGACAAAGATACGACGATAAAATTTGTCGGACAGCCGATTTTCGCTCAAATCATAAAAATGGTGAGCAAAACAGTATTTAGCCAATTAGTATCGAAACATCAAAGCGACCGCTATTACAAAGAATTTAAGACATGGGATCATTTTGTGTCTCTGATGTTTGCTATCTTGAGTCGATGTGATTCGATTGCTGAAATCATAGATGGAATGGTGGGTTTATCAGGTAAATTACAGTATTTAAGTCTCGGGAAAGTACCTGCGAAGAGTACATTCAGCGATGGGATGCGAAAGAGATCGGATAAATTTTTTGAGGACTTGTACTTTGCCTTGGTCAAAGAGTATTCATCGTTTTTGTCGGACAGCAAGACTCTAGGCAAACAGTTTCAGCAGATGCTACTTATAGATTCAACTACTATCCGATTATTTACCGAAGTACTCAAAGGAGTAGGCCGTAATCGCAAAGATGATGGAAAGAAAAAGGTGGAGCTAAGGTACACATGGTCATCAACGCCTTTGAACAAATAG
- a CDS encoding transposase yields MVINAFEQIGQFIAITPARTHDKKFLELLDVKPHSLMVFDRAYNHYLQFAKWSQNKVFFITRKKSNAKYTIVSTIENPSLKGKEHGVHKDQIIELQYKENKEEKVLRLRLITYYDEKGMPYAFLTNSFEELTAEEVAACYKKDGILSFYLRS; encoded by the coding sequence ATGGTCATCAACGCCTTTGAACAAATAGGCCAGTTTATCGCCATCACACCGGCTAGAACACATGACAAGAAATTTTTGGAGTTACTGGACGTTAAACCACACAGCTTGATGGTATTTGACCGAGCCTACAATCACTATCTTCAGTTTGCCAAATGGTCACAAAACAAGGTCTTCTTCATCACCCGTAAAAAGTCAAATGCTAAATATACCATCGTAAGTACGATCGAAAATCCATCCTTAAAAGGCAAGGAACACGGTGTACATAAAGATCAAATCATAGAATTGCAATACAAAGAGAACAAAGAAGAAAAAGTACTACGCTTAAGACTAATAACTTATTACGATGAGAAAGGGATGCCTTACGCCTTCTTAACAAATAGTTTTGAAGAACTAACTGCGGAAGAAGTAGCTGCTTGTTACAAAAAAGATGGGATATTGAGCTTTTATTTAAGAAGTTAA